One genomic window of Tenacibaculum tangerinum includes the following:
- a CDS encoding DUF1573 domain-containing protein — translation MKTILSFVAVCFITLTVSAQEFKFETETIDYGKVAIGSEGKRVFEFTNVGDAPLIIQDIKSTCGCTVPTKPEKPIMPGEKGQIEVSYDTKRLGGFSKAITIISNAKVKRKMIKIKGFVAKDATPANEKTESNS, via the coding sequence ATGAAAACAATTTTATCATTTGTAGCTGTTTGTTTTATTACGCTAACAGTAAGCGCACAAGAATTCAAATTTGAAACTGAAACTATTGACTACGGAAAAGTAGCCATTGGTTCTGAAGGAAAACGTGTATTTGAATTTACTAATGTAGGAGATGCTCCTTTAATCATTCAAGATATAAAGTCAACTTGTGGTTGTACAGTTCCTACAAAACCAGAGAAACCTATTATGCCTGGTGAAAAAGGACAAATTGAAGTTTCTTATGATACGAAGAGACTAGGAGGTTTTTCGAAAGCAATTACTATTATTTCTAATGCTAAGGTAAAAAGAAAAATGATTAAGATTAAAGGTTTTGTTGCTAAAGATGCAACCCCTGCTAATGAGAAAACCGAAAGCAATAGCTAA